GCTGCGTTCATCCGGGACTCCGACTGTGacgggtttatttatttatttatttatttatttatttatttatttatctgccCCGTAGTGCACAGGTTACTGTCACCACACTTTCACTTTATCCTTCACTCTGTCTGATCGTACACAAGCTGAAACCTTCACCGTCCGTGGGATTTTaaagcagctgtttggaatctTTTACGATCCAAATCTATCGCATGGAAATATTTCATCTTTAAGAATatacagttgttgttttttttttttgtttttgttttttttaaataatcactaTTTAGACTTCACACACTCATCTTTAGCTCCGATTCGAcgtcagtgtgtttatttaacgtACACGattgtagtaaaaaaaatgccTCCGTAGGTCCGGTGGTGGTTACAGAGTCACTTCAGGGCtggaaacagattttttttttttttagatatatttatgtGGAATCGATTcttcttcgttttttttttcaccaaactCTTGACAACCAGAAGTCGTTCATTCATTACAACCTATCGCTCGGTCCCTTTAATAAAGAATCCCACAGACGCTTTTCTGCCTGTAACTTCATCATCACACTCTCCAAATCTTCATAATAAAGATGTCACAAAGAATCGACACCGGTTTAAAGCAGGGGCGTCAAAAATCTACCTGTATACATCCAGAACCGCTAAGATTAaggttttaatatttctttaagCTTTGCGTTCATCCACTAGGAGGGAAAATAGTGCAGTTTTTTGAAccgaattgattttttttttcaagctgatTCGAGACTGTAATGAAATGGAGCTTGATACCAAAGCCTACATTTCGACCCCCTGCTTTAACTCAATGTGGTGTCAATGAGAAGCTCGTGGAATTCTGGGACCTTCTCTTTCAATAAAGCTTCTATGTTAAAGAAGGATAGTGGAGcttgtttttgtctctctctctctgaaccagaacaaacaaaaaaaaaactaaacatcgTGCTCACTTTCCAGTGAAGACACAACGTTAACGATCGGCATTCTTTCAGAAAGAAACGTAGCGAGACAAAACTAACGCCAAACTATCCATCTTTCTACTGTAGATATATGAATCTCTCTCCTGCTTGCTTTCAGACTCCGCCGACACTCGCTTTCTGTCTCCTGTACAATAACTGGACTATTTTTGACTATTGTATTAAAATTCAGTCTCATCTGTGAACTAAAGCACTGCTACATGTTCTGTTCTCCCTCTGCTTTCTCTGTCCTGTGTACCGATTCAAATAATacacagaaaataaaggaaCGATGTCAATCAACTGCTAACATTTTCTTCTGCTTTCGTGCCTTTTTCTTTCACGCTTCAGCCTCACTAATACACTCACGTCTTATCTGTACGATATACGACTAACCGCACCGACTTTATTCCTCTCTCTGACACGGCCATTAGAAATAAGAtggatataaaattaaaaatatttgaacTGAAATGGGTTCGATACATATATCAAGATAAGATATCACCCTTAGTATTTtcgagaaaaacagaaatagtgatgagtGATCTGAAGGTCTACTTTCATAGGAGCtttatattaacaccactgcGGAGTGAGACGTGTCTAAATAAGTCAGTATTTTATTGCCGGCTTCATGTCTTCCTGTGTTCCTTGTTATATAAGGaaggaattaatgaatgaaataaggATAGAATTCAAGAAGGGATTAAGGAATTCTATTaacaatataattatattattatattaacgATATCACAATGTGAATGTAATTTATTTGTCCAAATTTTTGGTCCCATGGGGAACTGGGACTGAACACAAGAGCAACACATGACTTAAAGTGCAGAAAGACTAACACGGTATCACCTAATaaagagtgaacacacacacacacacagaataaggACATCATGAAAggaggggacacggtggcttagtggttagcacgttggcctcacacctccagggttgggggtttgattcccgcctccgccttgtgtgtgtggagtttgcatgttctccccgtgcctcgggggtttcctccgggtactccggtttcctcccccagtccaaagacatgcatggtaggttgattggcatctctggaaaattgtccgtagtgtgtgagtgaatgagagtgtgtgtgtgtgtgtgtgtgccctgtgatgggttggcactccatccagggtgtatcctgcctcgatgcccgatgacgcctgagataggcacaggctccccgtgacccgagaagttcagataagaggtagaaaattaatgaattaattaatgaattaatgacaTCATGAAAGTGTCGAGCAGTTTGAGAGTGTGTAAATAAAGTACCATTTATGTACCATGCAGTGTAGAAGTCCTTCACGTCCGTCATCTCTGGTCTCCACAGTTTCCTCCCAGTTACTTCCTGTACAATATCAGTATAGTGTTATACCCGAGGATGAAGATTTTCTGAAGCGACGTTCCTCTTCTGTGCATCGTTACCGATTTCATCAGCATCTCtcatctcttcctcctcttctagGAGACACCACGTATCTGGACATCTTCAGAGAGTTTTCCCACATGGCGTCTCATAACCCAGAGAAGCTGAAGCGTAGGAGTATTCACTTTCGACACTCCTTCAGGTAACTCCCATGATGCCCTGCGCTCCAATGCGTGATGTTCAGAATGGCACCAAGATTTATACTGTATCctatggtgcaggttttcattgaGGTCAGAATCCCTCGACGGTCAGTGGTTTAAatgacttttctttcttttcatccaGAGTTTGATGGACATTTGCCGGtgcacctgaaaaaaaaaagaaggacaCGAGTGGTGAAGATACCAGAGAACGAATCTAAACGAATCGATTCCAAGCACATTCCTATGAACGTTTGAAATGTGCAAAAGTTTCTTTCCAGAAATGTTGTTTATAAGCTTTAATGACTTTATGGGGATCAGCTGGACTTATCCTCCATTTTCTTtagcttatttttaattttacctacattttgttttttcctattttgtattttagtcTTTCAGAGATTAGTGGATATTAAAGCTCGCATCACTACACTTAATATACAGGATAGGATTTCTTCACTAGTTCATGGCTGtatgtgtacaaaaaaaaggaagtagaAGAAACGTACTATAAGCATTTCTTATATTTACTTCCTCATGATGTCCATGTAATGAATCCTAATTGGCAGTATGATGTATTTGGGACTTAGTGTGATGTTGAGTGATGTTGAGTGATGTTGAGTGATGACTATGCTGGTGTAGTCTTACGTTCGTCCTCATCTTGATTCTGTACAGTGGCCATAAAGCATTGCAGACTCAATGGCAGATGTTGTACATGTACAGCACTTTTTAGATGCAAAATTCTAAAATATCATAAACCTCATTGTattttgtaacaaaaaaaataaaactcgaaaatctctctgtctgtttcttgaTGCTTGCCTTCTGAATCTGTTTAAACTGCTAACTTGTGTAGGCTTTTTACATCCAGATGGAAGCCCATACACCTCTGAATTACATCGAAAACAACGTGGATCGATGTCTAGGACGTACCATTTTGGAAACAGCGGgatatttttaattcaatttatttgtatggctcTTTTTACAATGGATGTCGTCTCAAAGCcgctttacagaacacaaacatagaacaaaaggttattataaagaataatataaagattaatattagatatatttaaatgtgtatgtatttatccccaatgagcaagtctgaggtgactcaggtgactgtggggaggaaaaactcccttagatggtaaaggaaggaatcttgagaggaaccagacttaaaggtgaacctcatcctcatgtgggtgacagtggagggtgtgattataaatatacagtctgatgaatgttgtattgatgcaaaagatcacatggagttcacatctcctctatagtatcgcagagtccaactggagctggaacatctctagatgcctcaggattctcagagtcggctTCGTCTCAGCGGAGGTCCAAACTCTTCATCTCACAGAAGACAatctgagctggtacaatttttAGATGCCTCAGAATAGGTAGAAAGAGCAAAGTGTAAtgtagcaaaataataataaatagttatgagttatattaatattattataataatattataataatatttcagcGTGTGTGATTAGTACATCACACCCGGAAAGTTCTCGGATTTTATTCGACTGAAATAAAGAAGATAAATCACTTAGTGAAAATGAATTCAtcctttatttctattcatgtCGTGCTTTTACTTTCACTTGCAGGCGGAACTTAATCATCACTTCCGTGTTTTGacgtgaggggggggggggcgatTTGAAAGGGGCACAACTGAGTAattcttttcacattttcagTCTGGGTTTCATTCGTAcggaagtaaaaaaatatatatatgtgtatttttttatttatttcgttTTTAGGTACTCATTTGCGTTTATAGCCGCTGTGAAAGAGGTAAGAAGCTGTTAGCATACATGCTACGTGTGTCTtcctgtgtgcgcgtgtctgtatACACACCGGGTTTTATTATCCTTATtaacatgtcatttttttagTCTTTTCGTGTCACATATAATACACTAAAGTACACGGATCTGTATTCATTACTTTAGTTGTGTAAACTAGCTGTTTAACGGTGTAAAATAAACTAATTCTTGTATGCAGCTTGTGCGCGCGCGTAGAAAGAACGAacgttgtttgtttatttatttaaagcaaaaactTCCGCCCTGAGAAACATAACGAGTTTAAATCCCAATATTCCCTGTGTGTAGAGattagtttgtttgttggtgttgtaTTTTTACGATTCCTCTGAGAAGCTAGCAGATGCGTAGTCACCGAGGGTGACGTCACTGATTATGACGTCACAGGGGGACGGTGTTGTTGCTACAGTCACGTTATGGAGAAATGACTTACTGTACTTGAAGTAGTGGAGAAATTCCCAGAATGCTGTATGCATGACTGTTGGAGCTTTGAATGCTGCTCCTAGGTGGAAGTCgctaaagcgctgctgcatcatAAGATCTAAAAATCCCACTGCACTAGTTTGagtgagagagtcagacagattAAATCGctaaagcgccgctgcatcATAAGATCTAAAATCCTACTGCACTAGTTTGAGTGAGAGTCAGACGGATTAAATCgctaaagcactgctgcatcaTAAGATCTAAACTCCCACTGCActagtatgagtgagtgagagagtcagacagactaAATCGctaaagcgccgctgcatcATAAGATCTAAACTCCCACTGCACTAgtatgagtgagagagtcagacagattAAATCGctaaagcgccgctgcatcATAAGATCTAAAATCCCACTGCActagtatgagtgagtgagagagtcaaACAGACTAAATCACTAAAGCACCGCTGCATCATAAGATCTAAAATCCTACTGCACTAGTATGTGTGAGAGTCAGACGGATTAAATCGctaaagcgccgctgcatcATAAGATCTAAACTCCCACTGCActagtatgagtgagtgagagagtcaaACAGACTAAATCActaaagcgccgctgcatcATAAGATCTAAAATCCCACTGCActagtatgagtgagtgagagtcaAACTAAATCGctaaagcgccgctgcatcATAAGATCTAAAATCCCACTACACTAGTATGAGTAagtgagagagtcagacagactaAATCGctaaagcgccgctgcatcATCAGATCTAAAATCCCACTGCActagtatgagtgagtgagagagtcagacagactaAATCgctaaagcgctgctgcatcatAAGATCTAAACTCCCACTGCActagtatgagtgagtgagagagtcagacagactaAATCGctaaagcgccgctgcatcATAAGATCTAAACTCCCACTGCACTattaagagtgagtgagagagtcagacagactaAATCGCTAAAGCGCCACTGCATCATAAGATCTAAAATCCCACTGCACTAGTATGAGTGAGAGTCAGACTGCAGTGTGAGTATTGTAGAAACCTGTTAACAAAAGCGAAAATAAAATTAAGTGCAAAAATCTATTCAGtcctgttgtttgtgtttttttttgtttgtttgtttgtttttgtcttttttgagatcatgaataaataaatgttgtccTGTTTTTAGATGAGCAGCAGTAACAAGAGAGCCCCTGCAACAGCGACTCAGAGATTAAAACAGGATTACCTGCGAATAAAGAAAGATCCTGTCCCATATATATGTGCAGAGCCACTTCCATCAAACATACTGGAATGGTAAAGCACTTCAGGAACATTTTGTGAACTAAATTATCTGACAGAGTcgataagattttatttataattgtcTTATTGTGTGATCGCTCATTTCAGGCACTATCTCGTCCGTGGTCCTGAAAAAACACCCTATGaaggtattttatttttaaactgaaatctgtgtgtgtgtgtgtgtgtgtgtgagagagatattGACTTAAGCACcttatgtttgtgttgtttgcagGCGGGTATTATCATGGGAAGCTCATGTTCCCACGAGAATTCCCCTTCAAACCACCGAGCATATACATGATCACACCCAATGGCAGATTTAAATGTAACACCAGGTACGTGTACACAATTAATACGCCATTGATAGATAcacccttttttctttctttctctttttgcactatcttagtttatttttttcactatttCTACAAACATCTTAGTGCTCCTGCACTGTTAGAAATCGATGtgcttatatataaataaataaacgaataattCCCACGCCACACAGACGTGAAGTCGTAGGAATGTCTAACGGTTAAAAATGCTCAACAACTTTTATACTACTCGGAAAATGTGTTACTCGAACCCGATATTCAACATAAATAGGATCGACACTTATAAATGTAAGACTTTCTGCATTATACGATGATATCCTGTCATATGCAGACGTGTTGATGATATCTGCTTAGCTCCGCCCATTATGCTCTACAATGTAAATAGAAAATTTGTATACATGTTTCAGCACGCATAGCTaccatacaattttttttttactctttctctTTTAGATTATGTCTGTCCATCACTGATTTTCACCCGGACACGTGGAACCCTGCGTGGTCAGTGTCCACCATCCTCACAGGCCTCCTGAGCTTCATGGTGGAAAAAGGTCCCACTCTGGGCAGCGTAGACACGTCCGATTTTACGGTGAGCATATTTCCTATCGATCCGTTCACATTCACAGCAGGTTTCTGTTTTAGTATTTGCAAAATGTCTcgcttattattttattctacaaCATCTACTTTGTTGTCCACAGAAAAGACAGCTTGCCTCGCAGAGCCTCGCCTTTAACATTAAGGACAAAGTGTTCTGTGAGCTGTTCCCGGATGTCGTCAACGTGAGTAGTACAATGTAGAGAAGCCGAGTCAAATAACTCGCCGCGTCATGAGTCTCAGCTTAGAAACATACACACCTGAACAAAAAGTACACAGTCAGGTTTTAGTCAGGTTTGTTTCTGCCTGATGAGGGAGTTACAAAGCTGTTAggtgtgttagtgagagagatttcctgCTTTATTGTGTTCAAGGCTCACTTAGACAATTAGGGGAGGAGTCGATGAAACAAAACGACTCTTTTAGCAGCGGTGAAATTTTACCTCTAGAAACAAACATCTGTTATTTATATCACGGTGCGGTGAAATTCTCGAATCTGATCAGAGATTTATTGTCTATAGAGGCAGCTGTATTTTAAACGAATGCAATTAATGGTATCGTCTCTATAGTAACAACCGTACAACGGATGCTCCGGTTGTaaattgtgctgtaatgtgatCTTCCGTAATGATGAGTGTAActataaatgcataaaatgtACAGCAAGTAAATTTTCTTAGTATAGGAAACGTGCTGTGGTAGAATAAAACATTTGGGacgtaggttttttttttgttttttttaaaaaagaatgaaattcATGTCGGGCCACATCACGGCAACTTTTTATTGATCATTTTCCTATAATACCACATTGCTTAACGCATCATTCCTTTTCTCGATTAATGTTAGATTTGTTTCCTGTACCTTCCTGATAGGAGATCAAGCAGAAGCAGCGATTTCAAGAAGAGCTGAGTTCCCTCTCTCAGGCCCTGCCTCTGCCCGACGTAGTGCCGGACAGCGAGGCCCAGAACAGACGCCCAGCCCAGAACGGACACGTGCCGCCCCCTGATCACCAGCAGGGAAACCGCAACCACGGACTCCTAGGAGGAGCGCTCGCGAACCTGTTCGTCATTGTCGGCTTCGCCGCCTTCGCATACACGGTCAAGTACGTGCTGCGG
This DNA window, taken from Tachysurus fulvidraco isolate hzauxx_2018 chromosome 23, HZAU_PFXX_2.0, whole genome shotgun sequence, encodes the following:
- the ube2j2 gene encoding ubiquitin-conjugating enzyme E2 J2 — its product is MSSSNKRAPATATQRLKQDYLRIKKDPVPYICAEPLPSNILEWHYLVRGPEKTPYEGGYYHGKLMFPREFPFKPPSIYMITPNGRFKCNTRLCLSITDFHPDTWNPAWSVSTILTGLLSFMVEKGPTLGSVDTSDFTKRQLASQSLAFNIKDKVFCELFPDVVNEIKQKQRFQEELSSLSQALPLPDVVPDSEAQNRRPAQNGHVPPPDHQQGNRNHGLLGGALANLFVIVGFAAFAYTVKYVLRSIAQE